In Mytilus trossulus isolate FHL-02 chromosome 10, PNRI_Mtr1.1.1.hap1, whole genome shotgun sequence, the DNA window tagagataaactgtaaacagcaataatgttcagcaaagtaagatctacaaataagtcaacatgatcaaaattgtcagttgacccgtttaggagttattgccctttatagtcaatttttaaccatttttcgttaattaaagtaatcttttacaaaaatcttctcctctgaaactactgggccaaattaatccaaacttggccacaatcatctttggggtatctagtttaaaaaatgtgtggcgtgaccttgtcaaccaaccaagatggccgccaccgctaaaaatagaacatagggctaaaatgcagtttttggcttataactcaaaaaccaaagcattttgaggaaatctgacatgggataaaaatgtttatcaggtcaagatctatctgccctgaaattttcagatgaatcggtcaatcggttgttgggttgctgcccctgaattggtaattttgaggaaattttgctgtttttggttattatcttgaatattattatagttagagataaactgtaaacagcaataatgttcagcaaagtaagatctacaaataagtcaacatgaccaaaattgtcagttgacccctttaggagttattgccctttatagtcaatctttaaccatttttcataaatctaagtaatcttttacaaaatctccactgaaactactaggccacaatcatctttggggtatctagtttgaaaaatgtgtccgatgacctggccattcaaccaagatggctgccaccgctaaaaatagaacataggggtaaaatgcagttttttgcttataactatgaaaccaaagcatctagagcaaatctgacaagaagttaaattgttaatcaagtcaatatctatctgccctgaatttttcagatgaattggacaactggttgttgggttgctgccctccaattggtaatttttaaagaaattttgccgtttttggttatcttgaatactattatagatagcgataaactgtaaacagcaataatgttcagcaaagtaagatctacaaataagtcaacatgacctaaatggtcaattgaccccttagggagttattgccctttatagtcaatttttaacaattttcattaatttggtaaatttatgtaaatttttaccaaatatagttctctgttactaatgggcaaagttcatgatagatataattgtaagaagcaaaatcgttcagtaaagtaagaacttcgaacacatcaccatcaccaaaatacaattttggcatgaatccatttgtgtcctttgtttaatatgcacatagaccaaggtgagcgacacaggctctttagagcctctagtttaataaCTTATTACTTGAAAAGTCCAGTTGTTCCAAGTCACATTAAACAAACGGTTCACTGTTGTGGATCGTGTTTGAAGTGGTCAACTGTTATTTAATAAGAGTTTTTATATGCAGTTTTGcttgtctatttgtttttatatttatatatggcAATACTCGTTTAACTTTCCATGCAGTGGTACAACATATTGAGATATATCAGGTCTAATAACATGTAATATGGATGTTGTGGCGTAATTCAAACCAATCTTTGTTAAGGCTTTGTAATCTTTAAGTCTTGAAGTTTTTAAATCTGTAAATGCATACCTTTGAAAATCACATTAGAGATACCTTTGAAACTCATGTTGGAGAACAGCAACGGCCAAAGTTGTAATACTCAATTTTGAGTATTCAGGCACAGATATTAAAATACGGCAATTgacaatatacttttttttcaacccGGAAGAAACCATCTTACCATAAAATGTAACTATATAAACGAAAAAAGAAagaagtaaatataaaattgtcgTGATATGATGTGCTCATTTCTAACTATTGCATGGTTCCTTCTCTTTTATAGATATCGGACATAACCAGTGGTAAAGAGGCTAGTCTATGTATCATAACAGATGAATTTGACACCAAGATCATTATATTTACACTTATTAAAGATAGTATTTTTTAAGCATATCATAGTTATATAGTTGTtatatttcaaacttatttacACACTCACATACAATTGCAAAACGTGACCAAATGTTATACTTTTTTGTGCTTGTCTAGTATGATTGGCAAAGGGATTTCTAGCCATCAGTCAAATGAAGTGGtagaacggccttcaacaattagggAAAAACCCACACACACACTGTAAAGCCCAACAAAAAGCAATCAAGTTTGAACGAAAAAACTTCtgacataatttataaaagaaaacaaatatgacagatatgAATATACGACaacgtgcttgcatttcctatcatgattttcttgatagagggttactgctcacaaagaagctattaaaccaagagttccaaatggtgaagttgaaatcatcccttcgtaaattttacggacgccatcacgagttggttgaccgttatggaataaccgtttcacaaatgatatcggatatgttccttacgtcgtaactagaATCTCCTTCCCTtccatgaatttgacctaccgaattagactatttaccggatttgtaatcacataagcaacacgacgggtgccgcatgtggagcaggatctgcttacccttccggagcacctgagatcacccctagtttttggtggggttcgtgttgtttattctttagttttctatgttgtgtcatgtgtactattgtttttctgtttgtctttttcatctttagccatggcgttgtcagtttgttttagatttacgagtttgactgtccctttggtgtctttcgtccctctttttgcACAAGCTTCGgtcttgggacaggcacatgtcGAATATGGGGGAATTTATTATGTATATGAGCATTCGTCCATTCCCCGAACACGGGCATAGGTgtatcttcgctagccaagggttacgatccactcccgctctcttaacccttggcggattgagttAAAATTTCGGCgacacaaggtaaggatttttattggttgcagtcaaaactcactgcatccaatcaaaaagcgcctatagcatgatcacgtgtaaatgtataaagtgtttgtaaacaattaccacgtgtttattgtgcaacaagtctttacatctctaaacatacgactatatttagtgacaacttgaaggtttttaatcaaccaatagaagttcctgtgtatgtttcatgcacaaatgcatgaatgttgacgtatattttcatttccggctttaccaagtatgtagaatctagacgctaccgtgtttttacctccaaattgaagagttaaagtgctaccattggtcaagaataatgtattcggaatgggcgtgatttttatcttccgatagatggcgcaacattgttatcacaaatgttggctcaatccgccaagggtgaagagagcgggagtgtatcgtaacccttggctagcgaagatgagaGCGGGAGTgtatcgtaacccttggctagcgaagatggcaTAGGTGTAACAACTCAACATACGAACAAACTATATGCATTAATATCATTTGCAGTTGGCTCAAATCAGCAGATCGATAATagtaacaaaaacaacaaaaaaaaaaacccaaaaaatcAATCACTACATACACCCAACAGATTTAGTGTAAACACGTCTTGAAAAGTTTGAGAAGCGTTCTACCTTGTGCAATGCTAAAGTATAAGTAAACAATATCGACAGAATGTATGATCATTAGTTCTCATAACTGAATAAATACggcaatatatattttgtgatgtttaatttttcaaaaacaaaatcaatattagtaccttaaaaacaatatttaataaagattttactgctgtattaatttgataacatcaatTAAGTAACATGGATTGTGTCTTAACTTACGGCCTGTATGAAAATGGCCGTACAAAACTGATGTGATATCAAGATGATTATACGTACTGCAAAACGTGTGAAATGACGTCATTCGTATCCCATGACATGTAATGgaatgaagaagaaaatgatTACATGTAAAGCGATAAACTGCACAATACTAGTATTATATCATAGAACATTAGTCACACATGGCTAGTTCAAAGTACATAATCTTTTGGTCAACACAAACTATGCCATGGAAATGCACACAAAGAATAGTCGTGTACACGAACTCATACGGTTGTGTATATATAGTCGTATACACGATTTTATACGATTGTAAAACAATGTATCATCGATCGTGTACGCGATTTAATACGGTTGTATAATCATGTACGTATACACTTTGTATACATAGATAAACGTACAGTGGTTGATTTTGTTAAACTTATAATTTAGTCATGTTTCTGAACTgaactatcaaatttaaaatgaccGAAAGGGGTTCCCTTACCGAAAAATAAGCCCTGCGGCAAACATTTGCCGCAAGTTTGCAGCAAACattgccgcaagcttgcagcaaaCGTTTGCTGCAAACTTGCCGCAACCATTTTACCATGCAAATGAAGTTTGCCGCAAGCTTGCGGCAAACATCATTATGCAAATTAGatttgccgcaagcttgcagcaaTTGTTTGTTGCAAACTTGCGGCAAACTTGCAGGAACTACACATATACCAATGTCATATGTGTAGACACATTCAATTTATCTCTTTCAAATTACAcagcaacatttttaaaaagtcaattcCTGTCTTTATACAAACAGTCATTGAAAGAATTCTTGCAAACTCATGAGATGTGAGGAAATACAAACATGCATTTGAGTTTTGAAAAAGCGGCAGGAGTCATTctcaaatgaaataatatatacctgtattaaaaactgaaaaaggtaaaatctcAAGATGTATTGAGTATAAAGCTAGGTATTATTGCATTACAGAATTTAACTTAATCTTAATAAACATGATCATGATGGTGCAGTACATCAGTaacaaattcaaacttaaaatagcttaagtttttcaatcacacatacatgaaaatatagttgcttatttaattatgtatgatgataacattaattattttattaaaacatgcaGTTCTATGAATCATTTGTACTTACACAATTATACTGATTATCCCATATTATTGAACCAAAATGCCTCCTTGATCTCTGATATGTGAAATgcattttcaaacacaaccaacaTGACCTAGCcacaatttcaaattgttagcATCCAGGAAGTGCCAACTAGGCATGCccagtcaatattgtgtaattCCTGCAATGTTCTGGCAAACATATAGAATGGTCAAAGTTTTCTGCAATCTTGCGGCAAACATATTGATTTGTTAAAGTTTTCTGCAATCTTGCGGCAAacattctttataattttaaactttcTGGCAATCTTATGGCAAACATTGATGTTTCTGCAAActtgccgcaagcttgcagcaaTGTTTGCCGGAAGTTTGCAGCTAGCGGCAAACATCTGCAAACACTATTTTCTGTGTTCCTGCAAACTTTTTgtttgccgcaagcttgcagcaaGTCTGCTGCAAGTTTGCGGCAAACAATTCAGTTTCATAAGGGTTATCTTATACTGGTCCGTCTTTCTGTAAACATAGAAGGCAAAAGGATAAAGAGCAACAATTAATAAAGGTTCTACTAAAAACCCagaaaaagcaaaaacaagTATAAAGGCCATCATTACAATTCCAACTGCTCTTATGAAAATTACACGTCGCAAGAAATATCCATATGAAAGGATTATCGCGCATAACAATCCTGTTGTTCCAAGTACTAAACAAACGATTGTAGTATCTACGTTGAATTCTGCACATTGTTCTATGGCTGATGCATACATGTCCAGTCTTTTGTCCTAAAAgtataatataaatgttttgcaaattaattaccaaaaaaaaaccctaaTTTTTCttgctaaaaataataaaaataaaaaaaccaacatttttgctattttagATTCACATGGCGAAAAGCAACTAAAGCGCCGTTTAAAAGCCGTAATAGTTTtctgatagttttttttaacagcGACTGGGCAATCCTACACACACAAATATTAGATGACCTCAGGTGCACCGCAAGGTTGAGCTTACGAAGTGGTTCCCTTCGTGTTGTATAAGTACAAATTCGATGATATGTGATGTCATAATAGAGGAAAAGGTGAAAAGAGGAAGGAATTGtggtaacaaaaacaaaaatatttacgaTGAATATTTGGAACGACGAATGAATATATTCCGGTTCGGCAGTAAACGGTAAAACCCCTGGCTAAAGTGGATCTGTCCGTTTGTATGTGCGGGATTTATAAGTACGCAGACACGTTCAGTCCTCATCTGGAAGTGTGATACGATTTCATTAAGAACCCATGCAACAACCATGGTGGGTCGTTACCTGAACTGTTGTAAGGCTAAATATATGTCCTTATCCAATTTACTCTGACCTTCTAGTATTAGTTCAAATTACCCgcccttcattttttttacccctTAACAGGGCCCGTTTATTGTATGCATTGTTGATTTTCTTAGTTTTCGTCttaaacatgcatgaaatatttgttacagGATGTTAAGAACTCATAAACCAATCTATTGTACAGTTTCACAAGGAGGAGTCACGATAACGTTATTTTGGCCTTATACATTGAACTTTATAATATCATATGCAAATCAGAGGCGGATTAAAAGGAAGTGCCGGGGGACGCACCCCCCTTTTCTGGGAATCAATGGTTGATTAGATAGcaaatcactgaagcatgaccggagcgggcccctTTTAGCCCCCcttcttatgaaaatttctggatccgccactgcaaaTACCTAATAATTCTTAAAAATCCACATATTTAACGTAGattctttttctttcagtttCATGTCATTATTCCTTATtgaaaaatttatcaaagattTCATTATAGAATGCCTTGCTCATTCTAACATGGATAGgcattacatttgtaaatatcttTATGTCGTAATAACTGCATTGGTGTTTTATTTGGTGTGCAAAacttattgattttgtattagtcagatatttttacatatttgtcaaTAGATGTTTTActattactgtaaaccaactttttttcgcggatactttatttcgcgtttaaatttttcttgttcacttcgcggctatttaattttgcGAAATTCTTATGAACTTAGTGTAGTTTAATAAGGAGATatccaaatttaaaatattcgcGACGATATGTATTCGCGTAATTTTTCTATactcgcgaaaataaatcgctcgcgaaaataagctGGTTTGCAGTATTACTGATTTTAGATTAAAATTTGAAGTTCAGATTTACAGGGCCAACAAAGTTTCGCAGTGAACCCTATACTCCTTTTAACTGTTAACGTGGTGTATTTGTACAGTAATAAATCTACAACTTACAATGACAGGACAAATCGGCATCAAGCCAAGTAAAAGATACAACAATGAAGCTCCCATCACTTTGACATCAGTTCTTTCTAGGGCCACCTTCCTGAAATGAGTTGGAAAGGTAActgtttgatgttatatttatattaattacaCCTCATGTAAGAATCGggggttttgattggttgatagccggagtatttttcaccaatttactgttatcaaatgaaaatcgTTTATTTTTAACGCCGCCGGGGTTTTTGCTAAATGGATATGCCTTTTTTCACCCTCTCTGCcatggtatttgccaaaaaatgctCTATCCGACTGGACGCTTGTATTAACGTCACGATCATCAACGCGTTCAAGtacattaacattaacattacGGCTCgtgaaatttaacattctctcgactggtatttttcgcaaataaccctccttaacatgatatatctgttcaatattaacataaaacaaAGGTTAGCTTTTTCTAAATtcttaatttctgaattttgcTAGATGACAATACGCAGGTGTTGAAGAAATTATAGTTTAATTTATCGAGTGTTGGTGTTTAGCACCACGTTGACCTCTATTGGCTACATACACTGTGATGACAAGCTAAAACTtgtggaggaagccggagtgcccgGAAAGAATCATCTACCAGGAAAACTGGAAACCCTTAAGcgattaaggtggtacctaacactttaactaaaattaatttagctcgtttaattttcttaaacttttgacaaagtatttactttgaccctttgacacaaatatcaaaattaaaaaaaatttgaaccaaccgtttaatcagaaaaattacactggttatatagcagtttgacaaacacttattttgatcattgagaagcttactATTCCCTTAtgaacacaacgtcattaaaacattCTGATGATTTTaccgagttatctccctgtagtgttatgtaccaccttaagtatTTACTGAATGCATCTGCGATTTGCAGGGTTCTAACTCACAACCTCGGTACTGATACAGTCAATAAACTACATAGACCAATCAGCTATCGATGATTCTAGTGCACACAGAAATGCAGACCCTAGATATATTATGTATTCAATAAAAAGATTTAACTGAAAGATGTTCGAGGAAGTTGTGTTAATTTTTGAAAGGGTAAAAGTTTGAGGCGATCGTTGCATTCCGGGTAAAAACTTTTGTTGgaaaatttcataaacaaaattttatttttcaggtcaAAAGAAAGGGAATGTACACTTTGATGAAGACCGATAGTTGATACTTTCTGTTCATTTGGGCTCTTGTGTAGAGGTATCTCATGGGCAATTATACCGCAACTTCTGTTTTATAACTACGTAAACGCCACCATAAACCACTCTTGTGAAACAAATAACACTTTACAAAAATAACGAATGTTAAGCGTCCGACTAGACCTTTATATATAAAGCGAGCGGGGCGTGCAAAAcctattttgatgattttaataGTGGGGCCagaatatgaatattttgatttgtgatGAGCcaatattaattttacaatttactaAGAGTGAGCTTATTATTTTCATCAGTTTCTCAGTCCGACACTTTTATTACtattatttataagaaatatcTTACCGCATTTCTGATGTAACTATTATTGATATCAATCAAATTTGACACTTCTTTCTTCCTCTGTAAAACCAATAAACTTGCGTTTTAATAATACTCTTTCTTTTGCTAAATTTATGTGCGTACAGTTGGACGGTATGCCAGGAAATACGACTGCTCGTCGTTAGTGACGTCACATGGCAAACATAGACGTCATTCGATCTATGACGTCGGATGCGGATCCAGGATATCGAAAAAGGcccacaaaattgatttttaaaaggggTTTCCAACCCACGATAAAGGGGGTGTTTATATGTgcccatttaaatgcattgatcgtaaaACCGAACCGCCACCTTTTTGGATCGACTGCAGCCATTTTaaacagtcatttatacaacttcctgtttgggtCACCGGCCGAAAAAATGGAGGTCATCAGTAGTGAGCTGAGGGAGAAAACACTTTAGAAAGTGATCATCAAGCAACTTTGATAaagtatgatccacttttttcggaattaaaattaaagtaaaaatattttgtttgaagtatttacggtagtttaaacaggtctcattaaaaagtatcatgcatggtgaattgtttaaacagggtcccagatagctccaactggatgaaaaagttgtgtaattttagaataaaataaaatcaacggtaccaattttgttgcaccagatgcgcatttcgacaatacatgtctcttcagtgatgctcgtggccaaaatatttgaaatccaaagcatatataaaagatgaagagctataatccaaagaACTTATGACTATGCCACAAATTTGACTGCTGTACCTctatttttgatttaatatttaaatggttttacaatagtcattttggggccctttactagcttgctgttcggtgtggtccaaagctccgtgttaaaggctgcaatattatatatacttggatataaaagatgtggtatgcttgccaaggagacaactctccctcaaagtcatactttgtaaaaataaaccattataggtcaaagtacggtcttcaacccagagccttggctcacaccgagcaGCAAGCTATTAAGGGTTCCAAAAATGACTAGAaagaaaccattcaaacggggaaaccaacggtcttatctataaagaaaaaaacgagaaacgagaaacatcaatcaaccacaccaacaaacgacaaacattGACCATTAGTTGCCGATTTAGGACACTTGCAATCAAACGCAGCGGTTAAGTGAAACGTTTTAACAGGTACCAACCTTCATTCTTACTTGGAACAATAGTGTAAcaccacaacatagaaagacacattataaaatatcaattgaaatggcttaactcaatcaaaagacatatgaaaacaaacaagtgaACGAATAATTGTGATATATGACACAGTGTATATGCAAAATCATTACAATAAGGTAAAAATAAGGTCTgagattataaacaatttaacgtGTTAAACAATATCCTTGAACAAAATACCGCCATGCACATGATACAACGATGTAAACCTTGAACAAAGTACCGCCATGCACATGATACAACGATGTAAACCTTGAACAAAATACCGCCATGCACATGATATAACGAAGTAAACCTTGAACAAAATACCACCATGCACATGATACAACGATGTAAACCTTGAACAAAATACCGCCATGCACATAATACAACGATGTAAACCTTGAACAAATACCGCCATGCACATGATACAACGATGTAAACCTTGAACAAAATACCGTCATGcacatgatatacatgtaacgATGTAAACCTTGAACAAAATACCGCCATGCACATGATACAACGGTGTAAACCTTGAACAAAATACCACCATGCACATGATATTACGATGTAAACCTTGAACAAAACAcagccaaataaaataaaattgcgcaggaaaatgaaaatgaaattgtcGAGAAATTGTGAAcggaaatattttttacaaaataaataatatttttgttcatagTACGAGTACAGGAGTGACAATTATATAGTTATACCAAACAGttatcaaagctggtatatgtttaaaatcaagtatggaaatggggaggttgtcaaagagacaacaacccgaccatagaaaaaaacaacagcagaaggtcaccaacaggtcttcaatgtagcgagaaattcccgcacccgtaggcgtccttcagctggcccctaaacaaatgatactatttagtgataatgaacgccatacttatttccaaattgtacacaagaaactaaaactaaaataatacaagactaataaaggccagaggctcctgacttgggacaggcgcttgtttacttttaaatcaTTGTCGCATGGatgtatagttgtctcattggcactcatacgtgtatctcatcttcttatttctctCTGTGTGAAAAAATACTATGTTGAATGGATTTAGTGTACGATTAACACAATCGATATTTATTCCAGCAAATACAatgctttaaaatttatttacagTATTCAATTGGTATCTTTTTGGGATAAGTTTAATTAGAGGATTTCATAATAAGTTTTACCGAGTATTTTGAATTTACTTTAACATAATTACCCCGTAACATTCTTTTCCCAACTCATTCAGTATTCAGGAGCTTGCTATTCAGACTTCACGTCACGGACACCAGTGTCAGAACAGAAATTTGAAGTGCCAGGGTTGTCAAAGAACGTCTTGTTCTTTTTCATAAAAGGTTCATCGGAAGtagtcctataatataagactctggaggttcatatcatttaaattcaacGTTTTTTGTACATCTGGGGTTCagcattgatagtaaaaaaaaaatccgataaaaaacgttgaatttaaatgatatgaacctccagtgtcttatattataggactaTAACAAGACAAGCTCTTTCTAAGGGATACTTACTACAAGTATTAACTGTGTTATGTTGTATTATTACAGGTCCGAGACCACGAATATTTCGTAGTTCAtttttttagaacataaatgaaaataaaataaatctcacctgcgctttctcacagaaacttttacagtgtgttgtattTCTTTTGGGACAAgctatatcaaaattattgaaaacttcatcgtctctaacacaaaatatggacaattttatctttagggCGTCTTTTaggaaatcttttgacagcttccgaagtacttttttaaacctttttcacctggaccaaatcactactttcctttaaaattctggacccaaatctTTTTAccgtgtaatttcaccccctactttcaattttaacggagaaataaatttggaaggggtataaaaattaatggcaagtaacccactatCAACGAAAATCAGGgcacgacaattgtggtctagGACCTAATTACGCGACTGAGTTAATTCTTGGAATGAGCACCAAAAACACTTAACAAACAGT includes these proteins:
- the LOC134687813 gene encoding uncharacterized protein LOC134687813, whose amino-acid sequence is MRKVALERTDVKVMGASLLYLLLGLMPICPVIDKRLDMYASAIEQCAEFNVDTTIVCLVLGTTGLLCAIILSYGYFLRRVIFIRAVGIVMMAFILVFAFSGFLVEPLLIVALYPFAFYVYRKTDQYKITLMKLNCLPQTCSRLAASLRQTKSLQEHRK